Part of the Triticum urartu cultivar G1812 unplaced genomic scaffold, Tu2.1 TuUngrouped_contig_6377, whole genome shotgun sequence genome, ATGAAAAAAGAATGGACATTTTCcttcaaaaaagaaaaagaattgACATCAGGACTACGGCAAAAAATACGGTTCAGAATCGTGTCACTGGAGCCTGGACATGTCCTATGTGTCAATAAGAGCGtctagatcactaaagtagtgatccaaatgctcttatatttctttacaggaGCAGCTTCCTCTATGCTTGTATATAGTTCTATACATGCTCATGAAAATGTCATATGGTGACAGCTGCTTGTCCACTCTACAGATTATAACTTTCCTTACAAAATTGCAAGAGAGAAAGGGTGCTACATTATTCTATCCGGGCATATACTCACCAAGACCGTTTGCTATATGCattcagttggggtaagaagatgcTCAAACCCCCCCTCCCGGGATCACACTATGGAGTAAGCACTGCTGGACTCGTTGTCAGGTGGTTTCTGCTCCTCTGCCACTTTGCGGGGCGACGCCTTGGGTGACGGCGGCGAGGAGTGTGACGGGGACGATACCGATCTGCGCACCGGGCTCGGCGGCGTGTGCAGCCTCCGCAGTTCACTCATCGAGCTTTTGGGGCTCAGGAGTAGCGGGGGGGGCGGGTGCTGCGCCTCCGGAGCTTCTGCGGCCGGAGGGCGGTGCTGCTGCCCTTGTTGTTGCGGCTGCTGCTGATCAGTTGCGACTTTGTTTAGAAGATTCTGCAGAGTGGGTAGTAGTTTTGCTGAAACAGATAGGATCCCAGGAACCTGCAGAGTAACATCAATTTAATTTATGTGTTCATCAAGATGAAGAGGGTTCAGTTCAATCTGTCACAAGCTTATTTCGGAATAAACAGAGTTAAAGCTAACTAATACTAGGTCTCTTCTGTCCTCCTAAAATGGGCTATTCAATGTTAGGAACAACTGATTTTAGGAGCATAGAAACCCATGCCTCGGAATTGACTTGTTCTATAAAGTACTGTAGCTCAATATACAATGCAGTTCTCTGGTCTATAGGATTCCTGCACAGTACTCGTGCTTCCTCCACAATATGTTGCTTTCTGATGAAACATAACCAGGCATCAAAACATGTATGGTAAGTACAAAATTAGTTGACATTCTGTGCATTTTTTTCAACACACCTTCTGCACAGATGATTTCACGATagcattgtactccctccgtccggaaatacttgtcggagaaataaatgtatctagatgtattttaattctagatacatccatttccaTTCGTTtatgcgacaagtaattccggacggagggagtacaacaaGAAAAACACTACTACTCCGTTTCATTTTAACAAATGTTCAACATCTTACCATTCCATTTTGGAATTCTCTGCCAATATCTAGCTGCACTGCTAAAGCTCTGACAAGTAAATAACCCACAAATAGCAAGAACACGTATATAGGATTCCTGCACAGCAGAACAAGAATGACAGCACACCATGTTAATAGTTTTTAGTTTGTGTAAGAAACCCCTGCGCATACTGTTGAGCTACGTACCTCAGAAGCATCATGATCTCATCAAAACCAAGAACTGCCATAGCAACCAGCGCCCAAGGAGGAGGCAGTCTGCCATTACCGCGCCTGTGAGCTTGCTGGAGTGAGATAAAAAAAGAGTTCAAGTCAAAGACAATACAATAAGAATCTATTTCACCCTCTAGAAAAAAGAAAGCATCATCAGAAAATAAAATCGAATCCACCACTACACAAAAAATGCACAATCATTAATAATCCAATTTATGGAGGGGAGCAATAAATTCTTCAAACTGAACAATTCTCTAATGCAACTATAGAGGTattctaaggccctgtttggttcataagtcctaggactttttctagtcctaactaaaaagtccctagtccctaaaaagtcccttgCTGTTTGTTTCCAGatactaaaaagtccctagtcccttcctacaggttattaaatgaccatgttacccctagtatataaaaaaataacaatcaaacaacaccatggggtggcaggccaatgggtgcatggaggggcattgttggaaaagtcccaaaaagtcccaaaaagactctccttgagagtcttcttcatttagtcccaaatgcctaatttagtccctaaaaagtccctcccgtttggtaaaaaagtctctaagagagacttttctagtccctacacaaaaaagtccctggaaacaaacaccccctaAAGCTCTTTACTTCTTAAATGCAAAGGCATCACACCTGCCATGGTTCCTGAAAAGAGTTGTTCTAcagaaatactccctccgtcccaaattaagtgactcaactttgtactagctttagtacaaagttagtacaaagttgagtcacttattttgggacggagggagtaaataATTTGCTAGCACAACATCTCTGAATATTAAATACACTAAAAGAGACCAAAactatgtactccctccgtcccataatataagaacgttttttacACTACATTaatgtcaaaaacgttcttatattatgggacggagggagtattaaataAATTCAAACCTGCGTTGATACTGCTTGTGTAATGGTGAACTCAGTTTCTGATTGGAACTGCTTCCACACTGACTTGCACTGAGCTGGCGTAATAAGCGTATGCTTTGGATGAACCTGTTTCAGTTGTTTGGTAAAGTGATGGATCCTCGGTATAAGCAATTCCACTTTTTGCTGCATGAATAACAAATAAACACTAAACTACCTCTTCCCAGCTAGTTGAAGCAAGCGGGTCACCAGAAGAAGCACTTGAACTCTTTGACGCAACAGAACCATCTAGAAGTGTGGAAATCAGAATGTTTTCAATCCTATCTGGCTTGTCATCCCAGCGAATGACGGCTAATACAGACAGAAGTTTGAGAGCCTGCAATGTAAGTGTAAGAGCACTTAACAATAAAACAAAGGGATATATTGTTTGTCATCATGTTAGAAAGGCGAGAATCCTGTACAGCAGATCGAGCCTCCTTTGCTATTGCACGGACATCTTCCTTTCCTGTCCAGGTCCTTGGCATTGAGTCCTTGTCATGACTAAACACCACTGTGAACCTGGCAATAACAAGGAACTTTATCAGAAGGTTATAATGTTAATTGGTACATGGAACAAGCAATAAGTATTTCTGTACCTTTCCTTCATATGCATCAAAATTTTGCTAGCTTCTTCTTTAGCCTTATTTTCCACAATGCTTTGACCATAATCCCTTAATTTTGACACCATTTCTTCTGAGAATTCGCTTCCCATTTCAAACCCAGAAAGAGCTTTAAAAACCTCTGGCAGGATGGCCTGTGTCTCACGTTTATAGAGGCTTTCTATTGATGCCCAAGTTGTTTGGCCGGCGGCATCAAAAAGAGATTCCACAGGTTCAACAAGTGCTTTTCTTAGTTTCTCCTGAAAGTATACATAACTTAAATTATGACCACGAGGTAACCAAAAGCTATAGCAAGTGCCAAAAATATGCAGAAGCGAAGTATGTGCTGACAAACTAATAAAAAAAAACTTCTCTAGGTTTCCATACTTAACCTTAGCATGATTTGTTAGTTCTGTTAGCTTGCTTTCACGAACTGAAAGTGCATGGTCTTCAATATCACGCCGAACTTTCTCTAGGGTTTTAGAGTAGTCCCAATCCGCCTGCTTGATTACAGAATCTAGAATATGAAGACTTGTCAGATTGCAGTTTCGGTTTGAAAGGGTTGGTATTCCAAAGAAACAGACAAAATTGCCTTCCCAAATTGCATATCTTACAGGCACATGAAGTAGATAGGACAGACCCAGTGCATAGAAGCTCCCACACAAGGTGGGGTCTGGGGAGGGATTATAGGAACCTAGTCTTACCCCTACAAAGTGCAATGCAGAGAGGCTGGTTCAAACCCAGGACCTCTTGGCACAAGTGGGGAGGACTTCCCCACTGTGCCAGGCCTGCCCTCAGGCACATGAAGTAGATACAGGGATAAAAATGCAATACCAGAACAATAAGGTACACTGGCTCTAGACAAACCCAATGTACTTGGACTTCAAACATCACACTACTTCAATACAGGGAGCATATGATGGCTTGAAAGTTAGATTTATGGGAATCTCAGGATTGCTGGGAATCCTAACCACAGAAATGAGATAGCAATAAGAATGTCGTGGGAATATCAGATACCTTCCTATTTCAAAGGGAATGCAAAACTCCTAAATCCCAGAAACTTGTTCCTCCCGTAATCTAATATTGCTAACTACTCTAGGTTCTTGTGTCAAACTCAGGAACCTTATTGGATTACCCTCTGATTCCAGGGAAGCCAACTGACATTCTAGTTACCAATCCCCATCAGTGTAGTCCTTGAATAAATTCTACATCATTGGGAAAATAATATTTATACAAATTATCAAGCGTGCAAATTTACCTGCACACCCTTGATTAAATTCACTGAGAGAGGATTCAGTAGTTTCTCGAACAGATGCTGCGAAACCTTTTCCACTCTCAAGAGATTGATTAAGGCCGGTTTTAAATTTTTCAAGAGCCTTAGTACGTAGATGACTCAAATTTTTCTGGAATGCAGGCTGGACAAGCTGCAAAGAATATGGGACAAAATAAGTGAAATGAAGGGGAAGGCGTAACAATGCCTATGTACAATAGCACCTTACATTCAGTATTCTAGATTCCAGCAGTTGCCGTTTGGACTTCCTAACAGCTTCATCAAAATAGACAGCTTCTTTGTCATACCTGACAAATAATGATGCACCTTAGTTTTATTCGTCAACATTAGTTTCCGTTTTTTTAAGAGAAAAATCAACATCAGTTTCCTGTTATCACAAAATATAGGGAATTCACAAAGGCCAATAGACAGTCAAATAACAACTTCAAGATTCAATGCCAGTACTTCAGTGATTGGATCACAGAGACGAGAAAGACACCAGCAATTTTATATGCAATTTAAAAAAATAAGGAGGCAGAGTAAGAAATGTATATTCTGTAATAAATCTTGAAACAGTAGATCACCAATTTTTTCAGTGTTCAGTACCAAAGTATATGCCCTAAATAGTGATAAAGTGTCTCATTCTTGCGACATTGTATGGTTTGGTGGTAGAGTTTTTAGATCTAGTAGAGATGAATTGTTGCTTCAGGGGTGGTTGCTTTGATTCAGAAAATGTTGTATTTTTCTCTGTTTTCTGAGCAAAACTCTGTCTTGTCAGTTGAATGAAATGAAAGGGGCCCCTTAACTAAAAAAACAGAGGCAATCAGGCAAACCAATATTATCTCTTATATAAATATCCCAGTACTCACATTCAAGAGTGCTGGAAATTTTAGAGATTTTCTTTGCGAAGTACAACATGTTTATCAATCTACTGGTAGATGCATAGAACATACAAGTGAACTTTGTGCGGTCGCAAGGACCGAGAATCATGTTGAACAAACTACCAGGATGAACAACTAAAATAACACGCAGGCTTACTCTTCCATGTGGACCTCCACAATAGATCCAAGTTTTTTCCCAAAACTGAGTACTGAACCAGCCTGTACATCATTCTCCAAATCTAGCCATTCCTAAAGATCACAAACATATTAGTGAAAGCAAAACATCCATGAGTATTAAATGATAAGTGAAGTTCTTACAGCATCCGAGGTTAGGCAGCCAAACCTCTCATTTGCAATTTCATCACAGCGAACAGTAGCAACCATTACCTTGCATGATGAAGCAAATGGAATAAATCAACAAGTAGCAAGTTTGGGTCGTTTCTTCTGTTGGTGGTGCTACACCTCAGCATAACATGTAGGTTCGTAATCACAGCAAACAATTATAACTGATGATGTTTGACATGTTCCGTTTCAACTGTTGACAAATACCTAGTCTGCCGCTGAATGAGTCCTACTCCTGTTCTATGGGGTCTGCAAGGCATCTATCTATCCATGCACCAACGTGCTCACACAACTAGCGCATGTAATTCTCTCTCCCTACACAAAATATGACTATCATGGTACCAGATTAATCCCAGATCCTGCCACGGCTCCCAAGTAGGGCCCTTCGCGGCCACAGCCATCTCTGCCCTTTCACGCCCTGCAACCCACCTCCTTCCCGCTGctcttctccctctctccttCCAGTTTCGCGGCATGAACAGGTCATCACCGTCGTGCTCGACCTCTACACTAGGCCATACTCCACATGGAAAGAAGCTCATGGAGCTCCTCGTATCCAGCTACAACGTCGGTGATCACATCGACACCGATGCGGAGCTGCAGCTCGCCGACAACATATGTGATGAGGACATCCCTACCactgttacacccacaacccctgcaaCTCACATGTTCAACTTAGAGCAAGACAAAGACGAGTcactagagctcgcgcacaccaattaaattatcaggtacttccaTTTCTCGGAACTAATTGTAATGTTCACGAGAATATGATACTGCCTAAATTACATATGTTTGTATTGCTCAGGAATGAAGGGACTAGCATGGATAATGGGATGAGCATTAGAGCATGATCAAGCATAGAGATGAAGGAGAGTGCTTGGGGAAAGACAATGAAGCCTCAAGTGGAGATTTAAGAACTAGGAAGCTACCATGATGACACATGAAAACATGGATGAGATATACAAGATGAGACTTCATATTTTCATTCATAGCTGATATAAGGGATCGAGGACAGGGCACACCATACATTCCAGGCTGGTGCAGCTGGTCGAGCACCGAGGATGCCAAGAGCATCACAAAGGGAGTGTCGTGTCAAATGGCATGTGCCATGCCTGAACCATGCCAGCCCAGGGGCAAGGACCTGCTTTCTATGGAGATGGATCGGGGCACCAAATCCACTATGGATGATGGAGCGCTTGCGCTTAGTTTGACGAGGGTGGGCTTGGCAAGCCATAGGAATTGTGCCCGCCATGGCTTGGCATGGGTGTGGAGGAAACACCATGTGTGCCAGACGACGGGAAGCCAGCAGCCAACAAGCCACATATAGAGAGCAACGCCAACTTGGACGTCAACCTGTTGGAGGAGCATGTTCTACACGTCGTTGTCTTTGTCTGGATGATCTTCTCCACCATCTGATGACGTTGATGCTGGTCACAGATGAGAACAAGGACGAGGAATTGAAGATTGATGTGCCGATGTCGTGCCGTGTGTCGGCGATGGACTTGAGGTGAGCGCAATAGCCCTTGGTGCCTTGCACATGCTGGTACAACTTTGACGTTAGATGAAGCACACTGGTGCGCTTGTTGTTAAGGAAGACGGACTCAACTACAACCCATGTCTGGCGCGTGGACTTGGGAGTGTCCATGACCATGGTAACCAACTCCGCAGAGATGGTGACGTAGATCCAAGACCTGCGGATGAGATTGACAAGCCACTACTTGTTTTTGCCGGGCTTTGCATCCGCGTCAATATGAAGGCTGACGTTGTAGATTGAGATGAGGAGCTCCATGAGCCCCTTTCATGTGGAGTAGTTGTGGAGACAgacagagagagggagagagagaaagggagggagggaggaagagAGGGAGAGGATTACATGCACTAGATCCTAGCATTGCATGAGAGAGAGACAGAGGGAGGATTGCATGCACTGATCCTAGCATTGCATGAGCATGTTTGTGTTTTATATTTATGATGCCTTTTGGTTTTCTGTATTTGGCATT contains:
- the LOC125530523 gene encoding protein ROOT HAIR DEFECTIVE 3 homolog 1-like, whose product is MVATVRCDEIANERFGCLTSDAEWLDLENDVQAGSVLSFGKKLGSIVEVHMEEYDKEAVYFDEAVRKSKRQLLESRILNLVQPAFQKNLSHLRTKALEKFKTGLNQSLESGKGFAASVRETTESSLSEFNQGCADSVIKQADWDYSKTLEKVRRDIEDHALSVRESKLTELTNHAKEKLRKALVEPVESLFDAAGQTTWASIESLYKRETQAILPEVFKALSGFEMGSEFSEEMVSKLRDYGQSIVENKAKEEASKILMHMKERFTVVFSHDKDSMPRTWTGKEDVRAIAKEARSAALKLLSVLAVIRWDDKPDRIENILISTLLDGSVASKSSSASSGDPLASTSWEEVHPKHTLITPAQCKSVWKQFQSETEFTITQAVSTQQAHRRGNGRLPPPWALVAMAVLGFDEIMMLLRNPIYVFLLFVGYLLVRALAVQLDIGREFQNGMVPGILSVSAKLLPTLQNLLNKVATDQQQPQQQGQQHRPPAAEAPEAQHPPPPLLLSPKSSMSELRRLHTPPSPVRRSVSSPSHSSPPSPKASPRKVAEEQKPPDNESSSAYSIV